The genomic interval CCAGGTAGGGGCTGATGAGCAGAGTTTTGATGAGCTTGCGGGCGAGATAAATCCCGGCAGTCATTCCGGCAGGACCGCCGCCGATTATTATGGATTCGAATGAGCCGCCTTCTGGAGCAATCAGGGCTTTCCTGCTTTTTTCTTCCGGAACAGGTTTGACTTCCAGGTCTAGGGTATCGATTACTTTTACCATTTCAGCGAGTTCTGTCATTGTTCGCTCCGTCATGTGCATAAATTTCTTGATATATTTTGATTATTCACAACAACCAGCCGGATAGTCAAGTTATTCCCCCAATCCAGCGATAAGGATTTAAGAAAGAGGAAAATGCAAAAAAGATAGTTGATTAGGGCTATTTTCTTCTAGTAGTAAAGTTCGTTTTCCTGATCGATGAATTTTTCAATTTTCTCGATCGGGAGATATGAAAACTGACAAGCGTATCTGCGCGCTTCAAGAACACTTCTGCTCAAGGCATCCTGGACACTGGTGAGCGCGGTAAATATCTCTTCGTCTTTAAATCGCCGCCGCCAGAAATATCGGAAGACCACCTATCCCGGTAATCGGCTGATCGGTAAGTTCATATAATGCAAGTACTTTCTATAAAATTATCGCTGGATTAGGGTAAAAAGTAAACCCTAAGCCCAAAGCAAAAGCTTTTATTCTGATTTCTGTTTTCTGTATTCTTTCTTTATCGACTTTGCGAACTTTGCGTGAGATTTTTTTTCTTCCTCCCGGATTCCAGCACTGCAACCACATAAGAAATCCCGTAAAGAATCAATCCGATGACAAGAATCGGATACTTGTAATCGTCCGGCGCCGCCTGTTTTGACACAGCGCCGGAGAAGTCAAAGAACGAATACAGAATGAGAATGGTGGCCGCGCTGCCCAGCATCCAACTCAGTACGGGCGGCCTGAACTCAAGACCGCAGTGCAGGCGGCGGGTCAGCGAAATCCCGATGGTTGTCATGAGAATAGAGATGAGAACAGGTGCGATGACCGGGCCGATCCAGGGAAGGGGAATCAGAAAAAGAATATCGTTATCGAACATGCTCGCCGGCCACCCGAGGGCAACTTTCAGCCAGACATAGTAAAAAATATCCCAGACGCCGAAAAGAATGAGAAAATACCCGAATCTTTCCCAGAACCGCTTCCCGGCGAGCATTGCGACAGCGAGCAGTATGACGATGGTTGCGGCTTCACGGACGATCTCGATAACCGCTATCTCTGACGGGATGAGTTTAAGGGGAAAAGAGAAACCTTCCGGGTAATACAGCGCACGCAGATACACTACAACAGCGGCTTCGAGGTATCCCATGGCCGCCGCGAAAGCGAGTACTGTCAGAACTCGCGAAAGATAGGAAACATCCTCGACTTTCATGAATCGGTCTTTCTGATAGACTTTTTCCGTTCAATACAAAGTATATTTGCTCGGAGAATAAAAAAATAGGGCTCTTCTCCGAATCAGTTGGTAAATTTTAGAGTGCAAAATGAGATAACTCTTTGAGAGGCAGCCCCCTAAATCTCCCGAAGGGGGACTTTCATCGTTTGGGATAAAAAAAGTTTTGTTACGTAAATAATCTAAGCAAGCCTCAATCTGTCAAGCCTCAGCCGAAGGCTGACTTGCTTGGGCTTGACAGCAACTATCAACATATTTCAATTCAGGGTTGGATTGAGATCATTTCCTCAATGCAACCGTTATAAGTAAATTTCTTTACCAACTCTTTTGGAGAAGAACCAAAAATAGATCCTGAAACGAGTTCAGGATGACACGTGTCATGCCGAACTTGTTGCCGCTTCGCGGGAAAGATGAAACCGTTGCCGCTTCGCGGGAAAGATGAAACCGTTTCGGCATCTATAGACAGGTAAAAGGGCACTCCTCATATTAAAAGGAACGGGCCTGTAAGCCGGGTTCTGTTCCCCCTTGGCGGGAGCGATGGTCATTTGTCTGGGAAGCACGGTTGCCCGTCTCCTCATGCAGCCTACCCGGGACTGATTACGATGCGGACCACATCGCGGGGTCCCCGGATTCATAATCCGGGGTGCCCTCGTCCCCTATTTGGCCTTGCTCCGGGTGGGGTTTGCAGCGCCCCGGACGTTGCCGCCCGGGCGGTGGGCTCTTACCCCGCCATTTCACCCTTACCTCCTCCGGTTTCCCGGAAGAGGCGGTGTATTTTCTGTTGCACTTTCCTTGACCGGTTTCCCGGCCACCGGGCGTTATCCGGCACCCTGTCCTCTGGAGCCCGGACTTTCCTCACCTGGAAAACCAGGCGCGACCATCCGGCCCGTTCCTTTCAGTATGACGTTTAAAAGCTTGTGAAAAACACTTTATTGAATAAAATCCCCGCTTTTTCTAAACTCACCTCTTGGTCTCCTCTCTATTCTAAAGAGAAGATAACTCGTTGCGAGCCTTCTGGTTCCCCCTCTATAGGATAGAGAGGGGGTCAGGGGGTGAGTTTCGTCGGATAAGAAAATAACAGGCATTTAGACTTTTTCACAAGTCTTTTTAACCTCGATACAGTTTTATTTTACCCGATAAAACTCAAAAATATACTTCGCCGCGGAAATAATGGTCGGAATGAAATACCTCCCCGGTTTTCGGAAAAGCGAAGCCCGGATATAACAGTTCACCGCGCATCCCTCGCAGAACGGATACCGCCCTTCCTTTGCCATCTCTTCCCGGATCAGGGGTGAATTCCTTAAAGCGAACAACCTTCCCCGGATGGGTATTTTAGTAATCCCACGGTGGAAACAGGGAAGTATCAGGCAGTCGTCCGATGAAATTACCAGGGTGGAGGTCACCGCCAGGCAGTCCGGGTTTTCTCGACTGTTGCCGCCGTCGATGAGGAACGCCAGAAACCCCCGGTCGATCGATATACCTGGTCCCCGTGCCATGCTTCCGAGTTGACGGGCGCTCTCCGGCGAAAGTCCCCGGTTTCCGAAATAGGGGAAACAGGGGTTGAGGAACAGAGGAACCCGCATTCTCCGGGCAAGAGCGATTACATCGGGAACACGAGAGAGATTGTCATCGGTAACCGTGTGGATGAATGTGGGATTCTCTCCGAGCAGGCGGGCCAGGTCTATCGCCTCCATGACCCGGTCGAACGAGGGAACACCCTTGACCGCATCATGCCCGCCGCTCTCGGCGGCATCCAGCGAGAACTGCAGGACACTTATGCAATCGGCGATTTCTGCCGCGCACTCAGTATACCGTATGCCGTTGGTAGTAAGAGTGGTCAGAAACCCCAGGCGCCGTGCATACCGTAAAACACGGCCGATCCCCTGGTACAGGAGCGGCTCGCCTCCGGTGAAATCCACGATTCTCACCCCGAGACGGCGGATATCACCCAGGTTACGGCACACGACATCCGGCGATGCTTCATCGGATATGGGGACATCGTTCGTTTTCCAGATGCCGCAAAAGGAACATCGCGCATTGCAGCGATAGGTAAGATAATAATTACAGATAAAAGGCCTCATGGTTATTTTCAATATCCCCGCTTTTCAAAATACGGCCTCACCATGGCGTCGTATTCCATACCGCCGGTTTCATGCATGCCCTGCCAGAAATAGGGCATCTCGCCGCGGCGGGCCATATGGTCGGCCCACTGGGCGGTGAGCATCCAATGCACAAGATTCCCGGTCAGCCCGGCAATCGGGCAAACTGTCCCGGGAAATCCTTCTATGGCGATGACTCCCGCTTTCTCATCGCAGTAGGTGGTGAATGCGTCATCAACTTCTTTGAAAAGACGGACGCCTGCTGAATCGCCATCTGTGGAAAAAGGACAGGAAGCAACCGTGTATGCTCCTTTCCCACGGGCTGCGCGTGCAACTTCAAGCTCACCCGGATGATTCGACCTTACCGACCCGATAAGCACGATATCATCGGCGCGGACAGCGCCTGAATACTCCCGGGCTATCATGGAGCCGTTTGCCGCGCCGACCGCATCGGCAACAAACATATTCCCGCTCAGACCCTCTTCCGCTTTGAACGGCTCGCCGTAGACAAAGAGCCTTGCGTCCCTGCCCAAAACCAGATCGGCCCATTTTTCGGCCACCCGGTCGATTTTAGGACGGTCCGAACCGATCATCTGAAAACGCTCCAGGGTCAGATCGAGAAATTTTTTTGCAGGCGCCGCGCTCGAACCTTTTCCTTTTGCGCCGATCAGATGGGCAAGCGAGGCGGTGCAGGCCCAGTATACCGCCAGTTGCGCAATGCCGGTCGAGGGGCATATTTTGAATCGGGGATGCTGCGGCGCAGAGACGAGGCCGTTGTCCCAGGGCACATAACTATCAATGATCAGATTCGAGATTTCCTCCAGCGACAATTCCATTCTCCGCGGGTAGTACGCGCCTGGCGGAGTGCGAAAGCATTTGAAATAATTGTTGGTTATGCCCGCAATAAAAACTCCCCGGTCATGGGCTTTTTTCCAGTCGTCGCTCTCCTCGTTCCAGTTGGTCTTCATGTCCATGTTGACAATGTTGGTGAGGAGGAAATCCCCCTTTTTCATCGCCCTGAACGGTTCGCCGAGGAGCGAATAATACTGGGGCAGAATCCAGGGCTGTCCCGGTATATCACGGCATCCCGCGTAGGGAGCAAAATGGCCGAACACCACATTGGAATAGATGGTTCCTCCCTTTGTTTTCAGTTCGTACGCCTTTTCCATCGCCTCGGCGATCTTTTCTACCTGAGTGTCCCGTACACCCCTGATAATGTTCAGGATTCCTTCATAATACTGATCCATTAACGGTTTATACGGTTGGGTGTTCACCGGAAAAGCCCGGGATTCCGCCGCCCGGCCAACCATGGCGGCGGCGGAAGCGGACAGTACTGAAAGGAAGGTTCGGCGGGAATGTGTAGTATTCATGCGGTGCTCCTGATAACAGCAAGTTTGGCATCAATGATTAGAAAATGTACGTACTCTTAACCGGTTTCTCAACTGTTTTTTGTGATTTTTCATTATCCTGCTCTATTACCATCTATTCCATTATCAAAAACACCTTGGATATAAAAAAAAGTATTTGAATATATGTACTATCATTATAGCCGAATAATACTGCAACTTTTATCCAGAAAAAGGAGATATGATTATGGAAAAGGCTGTTCGGATTTCCC from Candidatus Latescibacter sp. carries:
- a CDS encoding radical SAM protein → MRPFICNYYLTYRCNARCSFCGIWKTNDVPISDEASPDVVCRNLGDIRRLGVRIVDFTGGEPLLYQGIGRVLRYARRLGFLTTLTTNGIRYTECAAEIADCISVLQFSLDAAESGGHDAVKGVPSFDRVMEAIDLARLLGENPTFIHTVTDDNLSRVPDVIALARRMRVPLFLNPCFPYFGNRGLSPESARQLGSMARGPGISIDRGFLAFLIDGGNSRENPDCLAVTSTLVISSDDCLILPCFHRGITKIPIRGRLFALRNSPLIREEMAKEGRYPFCEGCAVNCYIRASLFRKPGRYFIPTIISAAKYIFEFYRVK